The following proteins are encoded in a genomic region of Desulfomicrobium escambiense DSM 10707:
- a CDS encoding ATP-binding protein: protein MKPWMRSFDWLRPTTIQGHLILMVLALVVVQIAVSWHVISGLTEEMLHEQVGQTALQTAKTIAQIPRIRQALGNGDPEGEIQAIAESIRTQTGASFVVIGDTQERRYSHPVPERIGQTFVGGDTGPALKEGKSYVSEAVGTLGRSLRGMTPIRGDDGSIIGFVSVGYLSEGVHESISAHLDKPLMYIIGMSVVGILSAVVIAGRLKRLTLGLEPSEITNLYLERVAVLQTIREGVIAIDHQGDIRVCNQAARRYAGLAQDERFSGKPVDMVIPEAGLLHTLHTGQAEFDQERTVDGRELVFNIVPVFQDQKVRGVVASFRRKDELDRLAAELSRVQEYSELLRAQTHEYSNKLHTIAGLIQIEAYREALDLVVTESSGYEEFIRFLGEAVPHPVIAAIILGKYNRAKELRVNFSIDRDSTLADLPARISQEKIVTILGNILDNAFDAALQRPAGLRSVEMSFTDLGNDIVFEIEDSGHGVAVDEQAHIFERGVTTKGQGRRGVGLSLVRQRLEELGGQVMVSRGHLGGALFTVVIPKEA from the coding sequence ATGAAGCCATGGATGCGGAGTTTCGACTGGCTGCGCCCGACAACGATCCAGGGGCACCTCATCCTGATGGTGCTGGCCCTGGTCGTGGTCCAGATCGCCGTCAGCTGGCATGTCATCTCGGGGTTGACCGAGGAGATGCTGCACGAACAGGTCGGCCAGACAGCCCTGCAGACGGCCAAAACCATCGCCCAGATCCCGCGCATCCGCCAGGCTCTCGGAAACGGAGACCCGGAAGGAGAGATCCAGGCCATCGCCGAATCCATCCGCACCCAGACCGGAGCGTCCTTCGTGGTCATCGGCGACACGCAGGAGCGCCGCTACTCCCATCCCGTGCCCGAACGCATCGGTCAGACCTTCGTCGGCGGGGACACCGGGCCGGCGCTGAAGGAGGGCAAATCCTACGTGTCCGAGGCCGTGGGCACCCTGGGGCGCTCCCTGCGCGGCATGACGCCCATCCGGGGCGATGACGGGTCCATCATCGGCTTCGTGTCCGTGGGCTACCTGTCCGAGGGCGTGCACGAGTCCATCTCGGCCCACCTGGACAAGCCCCTCATGTACATCATCGGCATGAGCGTGGTCGGCATCCTGAGCGCCGTGGTCATCGCCGGGCGACTCAAAAGGCTGACCCTGGGGCTCGAACCCTCCGAGATCACCAACCTCTACCTGGAGCGAGTAGCCGTGCTGCAGACCATCCGCGAGGGGGTCATCGCCATCGACCACCAAGGGGACATCCGCGTCTGCAACCAGGCCGCCAGGCGCTACGCCGGTCTGGCCCAGGACGAACGATTCTCCGGCAAACCGGTGGACATGGTCATCCCCGAAGCGGGGCTCCTGCACACGCTGCACACGGGCCAGGCGGAGTTCGACCAGGAACGCACCGTGGACGGCCGCGAACTCGTTTTCAACATCGTGCCTGTCTTCCAGGACCAGAAGGTGCGCGGCGTGGTGGCCAGCTTCCGCCGCAAGGACGAACTGGACCGCCTGGCGGCCGAACTCTCGCGGGTGCAGGAATACTCCGAACTGCTGCGGGCCCAGACCCACGAGTATTCCAACAAGCTCCACACCATCGCCGGCCTGATCCAGATCGAGGCCTATCGCGAGGCCCTGGACCTTGTGGTCACGGAATCCTCGGGGTACGAGGAGTTCATCCGCTTTCTGGGCGAGGCGGTGCCGCACCCGGTCATCGCCGCCATCATCCTGGGCAAGTACAACCGGGCCAAGGAATTGCGGGTCAACTTCAGCATCGACCGCGACAGCACCCTGGCCGACCTGCCGGCCCGGATCAGCCAGGAGAAGATCGTGACCATCCTCGGCAACATCCTGGACAACGCCTTCGACGCCGCCCTGCAGCGCCCGGCCGGACTGAGGTCCGTGGAGATGTCCTTCACGGACCTGGGCAACGACATCGTCTTCGAGATCGAGGATTCCGGGCACGGCGTGGCCGTGGACGAGCAGGCCCACATCTTCGAGCGCGGCGTGACCACCAAGGGCCAGGGCCGCCGGGGCGTGGGCCTGTCCCTGGTGCGCCAGCGCCTGGAGGAACTCGGCGGGCAGGTCATGGTCAGCCGCGGACACCTGGGCGGGGCCCTGTTCACCGTAGTCATCCCCAAGGAGGCCTGA
- a CDS encoding response regulator, giving the protein MVTRVLIVEDDVRIADLHRRFTERVPGCEVVGVAHRLDDARDMALALEPHLILLDLYFPEGPGTDLLREIRSRDLEIDVILITAAREMGPLKEALRGGVFDYLIKPVTAERFHDCLTKFCAYRDRLRQGCAIEQHDVDSLLHPAASRAQRTGTSLPKGIDALTLGKVRGVFDQPQKEGLSAEDVADLIGISRSTSRRYLEYLISEGTLYADAVYGSVGRPERRYFRC; this is encoded by the coding sequence ATGGTCACCAGAGTACTCATCGTCGAGGACGACGTGCGCATCGCCGACCTGCACCGCCGCTTCACGGAACGTGTGCCGGGCTGCGAAGTGGTAGGTGTCGCCCACCGCCTGGACGACGCGCGCGACATGGCCCTGGCCCTGGAGCCCCACCTCATCCTGCTGGACCTCTATTTCCCCGAAGGGCCGGGCACGGACCTGCTGCGCGAAATCCGGTCCAGGGACCTGGAGATCGACGTCATCCTCATCACCGCGGCCAGGGAAATGGGCCCGCTGAAGGAGGCCCTGCGCGGCGGGGTCTTCGACTACCTCATCAAGCCCGTCACGGCCGAGCGCTTCCACGACTGCCTGACCAAGTTCTGCGCCTACCGCGACCGCCTGCGCCAGGGCTGCGCCATCGAACAGCATGACGTCGACAGCCTGCTCCACCCCGCCGCGTCGCGCGCCCAGCGAACCGGGACCAGCCTGCCCAAGGGCATCGACGCCCTGACCCTGGGCAAGGTGCGCGGCGTGTTCGACCAGCCCCAGAAAGAGGGGCTGAGCGCCGAAGACGTGGCGGATCTCATCGGCATCAGCCGCTCGACCTCCCGCCGCTACCTGGAATACCTCATCTCCGAAGGCACGCTCTACGCCGACGCGGTTTACGGCAGCGTTGGCCGTCCGGAGCGCCGGTATTTCCGCTGCTGA
- a CDS encoding DctP family TRAP transporter solute-binding subunit: protein MKRFFMCAVAIVAIALTVPAFAKTVLKLGHIAEVSHPYAQGADYFAKLVAEKSGGDMEVQVFPSSQLGSQKDMTEGLIYGTIDMVLTGTADLGQFQPKMSLFDLPFLFKDRAHAYKALDTVGMELGKELEPRGLKLLGYMENGIRHLTNNVRPVKAPADMAGLKIRVMSNKIYIETIKALGASPTPMAFGELYSAMQQGTVDGQENPSAHIYTKRFFEVQKYASLTAHAYAPEPVLISMITWGKLSDAQKAIIQEAANEAVAWQRELSTKEDNEYWDKIKATGKIEVIDVDRKPFMEATQPVWKEFAPTVGQDNIDKVLALSN from the coding sequence ATGAAACGTTTCTTCATGTGCGCAGTCGCCATCGTCGCCATTGCGCTGACCGTGCCCGCGTTTGCCAAGACCGTGCTGAAGCTCGGACACATCGCCGAGGTCAGCCATCCCTACGCCCAGGGCGCCGATTATTTCGCCAAACTGGTCGCCGAGAAGTCCGGCGGCGACATGGAAGTCCAGGTCTTCCCGTCCTCCCAGCTCGGTAGCCAGAAGGACATGACCGAAGGCCTCATCTACGGCACCATCGACATGGTCCTGACCGGCACCGCCGACCTCGGCCAGTTTCAGCCCAAGATGTCCCTCTTCGATCTGCCCTTCCTCTTCAAGGACCGCGCCCACGCCTACAAGGCCCTGGACACCGTCGGCATGGAACTGGGCAAGGAGCTTGAACCCCGCGGCCTGAAGCTTCTGGGCTACATGGAGAACGGCATCCGCCACCTGACCAACAACGTCCGCCCGGTCAAGGCTCCGGCCGACATGGCCGGCCTCAAGATCCGCGTCATGTCCAACAAGATCTACATCGAGACCATAAAGGCCCTCGGCGCCTCCCCGACCCCCATGGCCTTCGGCGAGCTGTACTCGGCCATGCAGCAGGGCACGGTCGACGGCCAGGAGAACCCCAGCGCCCACATCTACACCAAGCGCTTCTTCGAAGTGCAGAAGTACGCCTCCCTGACGGCCCACGCCTACGCCCCGGAACCGGTGCTCATCTCCATGATCACTTGGGGCAAGCTTTCCGACGCCCAGAAAGCCATCATCCAGGAAGCGGCCAACGAGGCCGTCGCCTGGCAGCGCGAACTGTCCACCAAGGAGGACAACGAGTACTGGGACAAGATCAAGGCCACCGGCAAGATCGAAGTCATTGACGTAGACCGCAAGCCGTTCATGGAAGCGACCCAGCCCGTATGGAAGGAATTCGCCCCGACCGTCGGGCAGGACAACATCGACAAGGTCCTGGCCCTGAGCAACTAG
- a CDS encoding TRAP transporter small permease, with amino-acid sequence MDKLLKGVRSVLYGFSVVAMSVMLVIIFAQVVTRYLFNYTPEWSEELARFLFVWVVFLGSALIMGESGHLAVQFLPDKFKGTAFGTVLDIVINVCGYVFIGLLLTQGWKMTSIMTFQRAPGLDIPMSWVYVIIPVSCVLMLLYLFRETLRIFRNISGRGTGQEG; translated from the coding sequence ATGGACAAGCTTCTCAAGGGCGTGCGCTCGGTGCTGTACGGGTTTTCCGTCGTCGCCATGTCGGTCATGCTCGTGATCATCTTTGCCCAGGTCGTGACGCGCTACCTGTTCAACTATACCCCTGAATGGTCCGAAGAGCTGGCCCGATTCCTGTTCGTCTGGGTGGTCTTCCTGGGGTCGGCCCTGATCATGGGCGAGAGCGGCCACCTGGCCGTGCAGTTCCTGCCGGACAAGTTCAAGGGCACGGCCTTCGGCACGGTCCTGGACATCGTCATCAACGTCTGCGGCTACGTCTTCATCGGGCTGCTGCTGACCCAGGGCTGGAAGATGACCTCCATCATGACCTTCCAGCGCGCGCCGGGCCTGGATATCCCCATGAGCTGGGTCTACGTCATCATCCCGGTCAGCTGCGTATTGATGCTCCTCTACCTCTTCCGGGAAACCCTGCGCATCTTCAGAAATATTTCCGGGCGCGGCACCGGACAGGAGGGATAG
- a CDS encoding TRAP transporter large permease, giving the protein MEFVLLFVFLGLTALGVPVAFALCLAAATILHFFMNMPLVMVSQMMYAGIDSFSFMAVPFFMLAGSFMSAGGVTGRLVNFSQALVGSFTGGLAQAVAVSGMFFAAISGSSAATTAALGSTMVNEMEKKGYSREWATGIVAAGGTVGIVIPPSITLVVYGVIADTSIGDLFVGGFLPGLLMGVSMMLVSWWLAKKSGLKAEGTFSVSALWKSFKDSFFALMTPVIIIGGIYGGIFTPTEAAAVAAVYGIFVGMFIYKELKLRDFPKIIFQAVIGTTIIMFLVGAANVFGWLLTNLQIPHHVGAFVASLTNSPILFLLAMNVLLLIIGTMVNASAAVVILTPIFLPVAKSLGIDPLFFGVLMVCNLAIGCITPPVGLDLFVASAITKVPLEKVMKASLPYLYALLASLLALTLFPDIITILPKLLAS; this is encoded by the coding sequence ATGGAATTCGTCCTTCTCTTCGTCTTCCTGGGCCTGACCGCCCTGGGCGTGCCCGTGGCCTTCGCCCTGTGCCTGGCCGCTGCCACCATCCTGCACTTCTTCATGAACATGCCCCTCGTCATGGTTTCGCAGATGATGTATGCGGGCATCGACTCCTTCTCCTTCATGGCCGTACCCTTCTTCATGCTCGCCGGCTCCTTCATGTCCGCCGGCGGCGTGACCGGGCGTCTGGTGAACTTCTCCCAGGCCCTGGTGGGCTCCTTCACCGGCGGCCTGGCCCAGGCCGTGGCCGTGTCGGGCATGTTCTTCGCCGCCATCTCGGGCTCCTCCGCGGCCACCACGGCCGCCCTGGGATCGACCATGGTCAATGAAATGGAGAAAAAGGGCTACTCCCGCGAGTGGGCCACGGGCATCGTGGCCGCCGGCGGAACCGTGGGCATCGTCATCCCGCCGTCCATCACCCTGGTCGTGTACGGCGTCATCGCCGACACCTCCATCGGCGATCTCTTCGTCGGCGGCTTCCTGCCGGGGCTGCTCATGGGCGTGTCCATGATGCTGGTCAGCTGGTGGCTGGCCAAGAAAAGCGGCCTCAAGGCCGAAGGCACGTTCTCGGTTTCCGCCCTGTGGAAATCCTTCAAGGACTCCTTCTTCGCCCTCATGACCCCGGTCATCATCATCGGCGGCATCTATGGCGGCATCTTCACCCCGACGGAGGCCGCGGCCGTGGCCGCCGTGTACGGCATCTTCGTGGGCATGTTCATCTACAAGGAACTGAAACTCAGGGACTTCCCCAAGATCATCTTCCAAGCCGTCATCGGCACGACCATCATCATGTTCCTGGTCGGCGCGGCCAACGTCTTCGGGTGGCTCCTGACCAACCTGCAGATCCCCCACCACGTCGGCGCCTTCGTGGCCAGCCTGACCAACTCGCCCATCCTCTTCCTGCTGGCCATGAACGTGCTGCTGCTGATCATCGGCACCATGGTCAACGCCTCGGCGGCCGTGGTCATCCTGACGCCCATCTTCCTGCCCGTGGCCAAGAGCCTGGGCATCGACCCGCTCTTCTTCGGCGTGCTCATGGTCTGCAACCTGGCCATCGGCTGCATCACGCCGCCAGTGGGACTGGACCTCTTCGTGGCCAGCGCCATCACCAAGGTCCCCCTGGAGAAGGTCATGAAGGCGTCGCTGCCGTACCTGTACGCGCTGCTGGCCAGCCTTCTGGCGCTGACCCTCTTCCCGGACATCATCACCATCCTGCCCAAGCTGCTCGCCTCGTAG
- a CDS encoding peptidylprolyl isomerase, whose protein sequence is MRVFLFAFALFCLTVTAAQAGNPKVALTTNKGVIVLELDAAHAPVTVENFLTYVKEGFYSGTVFHRVIEGFMIQGGGMDTSMSQKKGRAPIKNEAANGLKNDKYTIAMARTGEVDSATSQFFINTADNDFLNHGVRDFGYAVFGKVVEGQQVVDAIDAVKTGSKGMHGDVPVEPVVIEKAEVLQ, encoded by the coding sequence ATGCGCGTATTTCTCTTCGCTTTCGCCCTGTTCTGCCTGACCGTCACCGCGGCCCAGGCCGGAAACCCCAAGGTCGCCCTGACCACGAACAAGGGCGTCATCGTCCTCGAACTCGACGCGGCCCATGCACCGGTCACGGTTGAGAACTTCCTGACGTACGTGAAGGAAGGGTTCTATTCGGGCACGGTCTTCCACCGCGTCATCGAGGGCTTCATGATCCAGGGCGGCGGCATGGACACGTCCATGTCTCAGAAAAAGGGCCGCGCCCCCATCAAGAACGAGGCGGCCAACGGCCTGAAGAACGACAAGTACACCATCGCCATGGCCCGCACCGGCGAGGTCGACTCGGCCACGTCCCAGTTCTTCATCAACACGGCTGACAACGACTTCCTGAACCACGGTGTGCGCGACTTCGGCTACGCGGTATTCGGCAAGGTCGTCGAGGGTCAGCAGGTGGTCGACGCCATCGACGCGGTCAAGACCGGTTCCAAGGGGATGCACGGCGACGTGCCGGTGGAACCGGTGGTCATCGAAAAGGCCGAAGTGCTGCAGTAG
- the amrA gene encoding AmmeMemoRadiSam system protein A produces MNAFQLVLTDEEKRFCKDLIRYVIAHHLDLATGSKPALASETLGMELGAFVTLKKHGRLRGCIGNIVGNGPLVATIERMAGAAAFEDPRFPPVTADEVPDLEIEVSVLGPITPCPDPELIEIGRHGLYIRKSMHSGLLLPQVATEWGWDRETFLDQTCVKAGLPKGTWRKPKVEIWWFEAVIF; encoded by the coding sequence ATGAACGCATTTCAGCTGGTTCTGACCGATGAGGAAAAGCGCTTCTGCAAGGATCTCATCCGCTACGTCATCGCCCATCACCTGGACCTGGCCACCGGGTCGAAACCGGCCCTGGCCTCGGAGACCCTGGGCATGGAGCTCGGGGCCTTCGTGACGTTGAAGAAGCACGGCCGCCTGCGCGGCTGCATCGGCAACATCGTCGGTAACGGCCCCCTGGTTGCGACCATCGAGCGCATGGCCGGGGCCGCGGCCTTCGAGGATCCCCGCTTCCCGCCGGTTACGGCCGACGAGGTGCCCGACCTGGAGATCGAAGTCTCGGTCCTGGGCCCCATCACGCCATGTCCGGACCCGGAGCTGATTGAGATCGGTCGGCACGGCCTGTATATCCGCAAATCCATGCATTCGGGCCTGCTCCTGCCGCAGGTGGCCACGGAGTGGGGCTGGGACCGGGAGACGTTCCTCGACCAGACCTGCGTCAAGGCCGGTCTGCCCAAGGGGACCTGGCGCAAGCCCAAGGTCGAGATCTGGTGGTTCGAAGCCGTCATCTTTTAA
- the purN gene encoding phosphoribosylglycinamide formyltransferase, producing MSLALGVLVSGSGSNLQAILDRVREGSLDADIRVVIANRADALGLERAREAGIPTACVLHADFPRREDFDRELVRLLRQAGVEWVALAGFMRILTPEFLTPFAGRVVNIHPALLPACAGLHAQRQQAEHGVRLAGCTVHFVDEQMDHGPIVIQAAVPAFADDDEASLGARILDMEHRIYPQALQWIAEGRVRVNGRQVVVNGVARTFTGPHWTNPPLEPPFDR from the coding sequence ATGAGTCTGGCCCTGGGCGTTCTCGTCTCCGGCTCGGGCTCCAACCTGCAGGCCATCCTGGACCGGGTGCGGGAGGGGAGCCTCGACGCGGACATCCGCGTCGTCATCGCCAACAGGGCGGACGCCCTGGGGCTGGAACGCGCCCGCGAGGCAGGCATCCCCACGGCCTGCGTCCTGCACGCGGACTTTCCGCGTCGCGAGGATTTCGACCGCGAACTCGTGCGCCTGCTGCGGCAGGCGGGCGTGGAGTGGGTGGCCCTGGCCGGGTTCATGCGCATCCTCACGCCCGAGTTCCTGACGCCGTTTGCCGGCCGCGTGGTCAACATCCACCCGGCCTTGCTGCCGGCCTGCGCGGGGCTGCACGCCCAGCGCCAGCAGGCCGAGCACGGGGTGCGTCTGGCCGGGTGCACGGTGCACTTCGTGGACGAGCAGATGGACCACGGCCCCATCGTCATCCAGGCTGCGGTGCCCGCCTTCGCGGACGACGACGAGGCGTCCCTGGGCGCGCGCATCCTGGACATGGAGCACCGCATCTATCCTCAGGCCCTGCAGTGGATCGCCGAGGGGCGCGTCAGGGTGAACGGGCGTCAGGTCGTCGTCAACGGCGTCGCCCGGACGTTTACGGGCCCGCACTGGACCAACCCTCCGCTGGAACCACCTTTCGACCGCTAA
- the cobA gene encoding uroporphyrinogen-III C-methyltransferase: protein MAKAYLIGAGPGDPGLITVKGQRLLQECEVVIYDYLANKSFLSLCRPDAEIIYVGKKGGDHTLPQDQINELIVAKVKEGKDVARLKGGDPYIFGRGAEEAEELLEAGLEFEVVPGVTSAVAGAAYAGIPLTHRKYASSVSLITGHEDPTKPDSAHNWPALATAASTLCFYMGVKNLPYITGKLMENGMRPDMPAALVRWGTTSEHQSWVSTVSEISALAEREGVKAPSMLVVGEVVQLHDTLNWFEKLPLHGKGVVVTRAREQASGLKDTLERLGAACYEFPTITIVPLEDYAPVREAIDGLAGYDWVIFTSVNGVRHFWNQLELVGKDARALGAAQVAAIGPATAEALLERGIRPDFIPPKYVAESVVEGLLERGVAGKKVLIPRAKIAREVLPEELAKVAAQVDVLPVYETKLTQEDGAEIVDLLEKGRLHYLTFSSSSTVENFFALVPADTLRPYVGKGLKICCIGPVTAKTLKEYGFTPDIMPEDYTIPALVDALVKG from the coding sequence ATGGCCAAAGCGTATCTCATCGGCGCGGGCCCGGGCGACCCGGGCCTCATCACGGTCAAGGGGCAGCGCCTCCTGCAGGAGTGCGAGGTCGTCATCTACGACTACCTCGCCAACAAGAGCTTTCTGTCCCTGTGCCGCCCCGACGCCGAGATCATCTACGTGGGCAAGAAGGGCGGGGACCACACCCTGCCCCAGGATCAGATCAACGAGCTCATCGTGGCCAAGGTCAAGGAAGGCAAGGACGTGGCGCGCCTTAAGGGCGGCGACCCGTACATCTTCGGCCGCGGCGCCGAGGAGGCCGAGGAGCTGCTCGAAGCGGGTCTGGAGTTCGAGGTCGTGCCCGGCGTGACCTCGGCCGTGGCCGGCGCGGCCTACGCGGGCATCCCGCTGACGCACCGCAAGTACGCCTCCTCCGTGTCGCTGATCACCGGCCACGAGGACCCGACCAAGCCCGATTCGGCCCACAACTGGCCGGCCCTGGCCACGGCGGCCAGCACCCTGTGCTTCTACATGGGCGTCAAGAACCTGCCCTACATCACGGGCAAGCTCATGGAGAACGGCATGCGCCCCGACATGCCCGCCGCCCTGGTGCGCTGGGGCACGACGAGCGAGCACCAGTCCTGGGTCTCCACCGTGAGCGAGATTTCGGCCCTGGCCGAGCGCGAGGGCGTCAAGGCCCCGTCCATGCTCGTGGTCGGCGAGGTGGTGCAGCTCCACGACACGCTGAACTGGTTCGAGAAGCTGCCCCTGCACGGCAAAGGCGTGGTCGTGACCCGCGCCCGCGAGCAGGCCAGCGGCCTGAAAGACACCCTGGAACGCCTGGGTGCGGCCTGCTACGAATTCCCGACCATCACCATCGTGCCCCTGGAGGACTACGCCCCGGTGCGCGAGGCCATCGACGGGCTCGCCGGCTACGACTGGGTCATCTTCACCTCGGTCAACGGCGTGCGGCATTTCTGGAACCAGCTCGAACTGGTCGGCAAGGACGCCCGCGCCCTGGGGGCCGCGCAGGTGGCGGCCATCGGCCCGGCCACGGCCGAGGCCCTGCTTGAGCGCGGCATCCGCCCCGACTTCATCCCGCCCAAGTACGTGGCCGAATCCGTGGTCGAAGGCTTGCTCGAGCGCGGCGTGGCCGGCAAGAAAGTCCTCATCCCCCGGGCCAAGATCGCCCGCGAGGTGCTGCCCGAGGAGCTGGCCAAGGTGGCCGCGCAGGTCGACGTGCTGCCGGTCTACGAGACGAAACTGACCCAGGAGGACGGGGCCGAGATCGTCGACCTGCTGGAAAAGGGCAGGCTCCACTACCTGACCTTCTCCAGCTCTTCCACGGTGGAGAACTTCTTCGCCCTGGTCCCGGCCGACACTCTGCGCCCCTACGTGGGCAAGGGGCTCAAGATCTGCTGCATCGGACCCGTGACGGCCAAGACCCTGAAGGAATACGGTTTCACCCCGGACATCATGCCCGAGGACTACACCATCCCGGCCCTGGTCGACGCGCTGGTCAAGGGGTGA